In Bacillus sp. Marseille-Q1617, a genomic segment contains:
- the ytfJ gene encoding GerW family sporulation protein, whose protein sequence is MSEHPIEGLMTTAMENLKEMIDVNTIIGDPVETPDGSVILTVSKVGFGFAAGGSEFSIDGKGKNSDSEGGKSGSDGGGSSKKQPFGGGSGGGVSITPIAFLIVSSRGIKMLHLDESTHLLDRLLDLAPGAIEKIQGMMKKNDQGNNNQGNGSKQNMDF, encoded by the coding sequence ATGTCTGAACATCCTATTGAAGGTCTCATGACCACCGCTATGGAAAACTTGAAAGAAATGATCGATGTAAATACCATCATCGGAGATCCCGTTGAAACACCGGATGGAAGCGTCATCCTGACGGTATCCAAGGTAGGCTTTGGCTTTGCTGCAGGCGGAAGTGAATTCAGCATCGATGGCAAAGGCAAAAACAGTGATTCAGAAGGCGGTAAAAGCGGCAGCGACGGCGGAGGTTCATCCAAGAAGCAGCCGTTTGGCGGAGGTAGCGGTGGCGGAGTATCCATCACCCCGATCGCGTTCTTGATCGTCAGCTCAAGGGGAATCAAAATGCTTCACCTTGATGAAAGCACCCATCTATTGGACCGTCTGCTCGACCTCGCACCGGGTGCCATCGAAAAAATCCAGGGCATGATGAAAAAGAACGACCAGGGCAACAACAACCAAGGAAACGGATCAAAACAGAATATGGACTTCTAA
- a CDS encoding RDD family protein, with amino-acid sequence MNVQHSDVQPPSPYKETKGFFLAGFWLRVWAYLIDLIVIGSITRLIIKPVFKVLDITLVEGSMFAPISILSAIVFYGYFVLMTKFFSQTIGKMVLGIKVIDLKGGRPTWGTVIFRELIGRFISSTIFILYVVVAFTTKKQGIHDLFADTTVVQEKKKLEFAPAV; translated from the coding sequence ATGAACGTGCAGCACTCCGATGTTCAGCCGCCGTCTCCTTACAAAGAAACAAAAGGATTTTTTCTGGCAGGTTTCTGGTTGAGAGTGTGGGCTTATCTGATTGATTTAATCGTCATCGGCAGCATCACCCGCCTGATCATCAAGCCGGTTTTCAAAGTACTGGATATTACACTTGTGGAAGGGTCTATGTTTGCGCCGATTTCGATTCTTTCCGCCATCGTCTTTTACGGCTATTTTGTCTTGATGACGAAGTTCTTCAGTCAAACGATCGGCAAGATGGTACTGGGAATCAAAGTGATCGATTTGAAAGGCGGCCGGCCAACCTGGGGAACCGTCATTTTCAGGGAGTTGATCGGACGCTTCATATCGTCTACCATTTTTATTTTATATGTTGTGGTCGCTTTCACCACCAAAAAACAGGGAATCCATGACTTATTTGCCGATACGACAGTCGTTCAGGAAAAGAAAAAACTAGAATTTGCACCTGCCGTATAG
- a CDS encoding DUF2953 domain-containing protein yields MSGWVWALLIILAFLLVIFILIFITKLTITLSLYHGNDNDHFKVKLRAWFGLLRYTIDVPLVKLDDDGPNIVVEEKNIRGKENEPSSEKESKKKFTPKDFLNSLNDTKEILTHVMELHKIIRRFLNKVKIDHIHWKTLFGTGDAASTGTMTGAIWGLKGSIIGLVSGYMRLQSQPSVEVIPSFQKAIIQTHFSCIIQFRVGNAILVGFKILRYWRGGKADFKTKSLSHFSEEEHQSV; encoded by the coding sequence ATGAGTGGTTGGGTATGGGCTTTACTCATTATTTTGGCATTTCTACTTGTCATCTTTATTCTTATATTCATAACGAAATTAACCATCACCCTTTCTTTATACCATGGTAATGATAATGATCATTTCAAGGTAAAGCTGAGGGCTTGGTTCGGGTTGTTGAGATATACAATTGATGTACCATTGGTCAAGCTCGATGACGATGGTCCCAATATTGTGGTTGAAGAGAAAAATATCCGCGGCAAGGAAAACGAACCTTCCAGTGAAAAAGAGTCTAAAAAGAAGTTCACACCAAAAGATTTCCTCAACAGTCTAAATGACACGAAAGAAATTCTTACCCATGTGATGGAATTACATAAAATAATCCGCAGATTCTTGAACAAAGTAAAAATTGATCATATCCACTGGAAAACATTATTCGGCACAGGGGACGCCGCCTCCACAGGGACGATGACAGGGGCGATCTGGGGCTTGAAGGGGAGCATCATCGGACTGGTCAGCGGTTATATGAGACTCCAATCACAGCCATCGGTTGAAGTGATTCCTTCCTTCCAGAAAGCCATCATCCAGACGCATTTTTCATGTATTATCCAGTTCCGGGTAGGGAATGCTATCCTAGTAGGTTTCAAGATACTTCGGTACTGGAGAGGCGGCAAAGCGGACTTTAAGACAAAGTCTCTTTCCCATTTCTCAGAAGAAGAACACCAATCAGTTTAA